Proteins encoded in a region of the Planococcus shixiaomingii genome:
- the polA gene encoding DNA polymerase I has protein sequence MAKKILLLDGNSLAYRAFFALPLLTNESGVHTNAVYGFTMMLQKILEEEQPTHMVVAFDAGKTTFRHATFKEYKGGRQKTPPELSEQFPYLRKLIEAYQIKSYELPNYEADDIIGTLSLEAEKAGDEVIVISGDKDLTQLASPSTTVYITRKGITDIEKYTVDHIREKYGLSPEQIIDMKGLMGDASDNIPGVPGVGEKTALKLLAAHGTVEGVYAAIEEQKGKMKEKLVENEELAYISKKLATIERHAPIEISIDELGYSGPDHEELIKVWNELAFKSLLEKMDYTTEETEKIELEFNVLEAIEPSILEDEMAVHLEMYDEQYHTCDLLGVSLATESATYVISMEQIQNSDMFKAWLSDPSKKKYMADSKAATAALYRCGIELNGVDFDLMLGAYIVNPSLTYTDLASIVQEYGYTEVSTNEQIYGKGAKKAVPSKDILHEHLARKARAIWAVRPEVVRKLQENDQFDLYDKLELPLATILGAMESFGVKVDKGQLTAMGKELAEKLAEIEKNIYWIAGEKFNINSPKQLGVVLFEKLGLPALKKTKTGYSTAADVLEKLEGQHEIISQILLYRQLGKLLSTYIEGLLKEIHEDGKIHTRFQQALTTTGRLSSINPNLQNIPVRLEEGRKIRKAFVPSEPDWVMVAADYSQIELRVLAHMSGDERLIEAFRTDRDIHTATAADVFHIPIEEVTSDMRRAAKAVNFGIVYGISDYGLSQSLSITRKAAQEFIDRYLASFPGVKRYMTDIVQKARKDGFVTTLMNRRRYLPDINSSNFNLRSFAERTAMNTPIQGSAADVIKKAMINMAEALEREGMQTRMLLQVHDELIFEAPPNELEKLKTLVPEAMESAMELDVPLKVDFAFGDSWYDTK, from the coding sequence ATGGCGAAGAAAATTCTTTTATTGGACGGAAACAGTTTGGCATATCGCGCATTTTTTGCATTGCCATTACTAACAAATGAGAGCGGTGTTCATACGAACGCCGTCTATGGATTTACGATGATGCTTCAAAAAATATTGGAAGAAGAACAGCCGACCCATATGGTCGTGGCGTTTGACGCGGGAAAAACGACTTTCCGCCATGCAACATTTAAAGAATACAAAGGCGGCCGCCAAAAAACGCCGCCAGAGCTGTCTGAGCAATTTCCTTACTTAAGAAAATTGATCGAGGCATATCAGATTAAAAGCTATGAACTGCCAAATTATGAAGCGGACGATATTATCGGGACGTTGAGCCTCGAAGCAGAAAAAGCCGGAGATGAAGTAATTGTCATATCAGGGGACAAAGACTTGACGCAGCTTGCTTCGCCATCGACGACAGTTTACATCACCCGGAAAGGGATCACCGACATTGAAAAGTATACGGTCGACCATATCCGTGAAAAATACGGCTTGAGCCCAGAACAAATCATTGACATGAAAGGTTTGATGGGCGACGCTTCCGATAATATTCCGGGTGTGCCGGGTGTCGGTGAGAAAACGGCGTTAAAACTATTGGCCGCTCACGGGACGGTTGAAGGGGTTTACGCGGCGATTGAAGAGCAAAAAGGCAAGATGAAAGAAAAACTTGTCGAAAACGAAGAACTGGCTTACATCAGCAAAAAGCTTGCAACGATCGAACGTCATGCTCCTATTGAGATTTCAATCGATGAATTAGGTTATTCCGGTCCGGATCATGAAGAACTGATCAAAGTCTGGAATGAACTTGCTTTTAAATCACTGCTTGAAAAAATGGACTATACAACAGAAGAAACAGAGAAAATAGAATTAGAATTCAATGTTTTGGAAGCGATCGAACCGTCAATTTTGGAAGACGAAATGGCAGTTCACCTGGAAATGTATGACGAACAATATCATACGTGCGATTTGCTTGGCGTGTCCTTGGCAACTGAATCCGCGACATACGTCATTTCGATGGAGCAAATCCAAAACTCTGATATGTTTAAAGCTTGGTTAAGCGATCCGTCGAAAAAGAAATACATGGCAGATTCAAAAGCGGCGACAGCGGCCCTTTACCGGTGCGGCATCGAATTGAATGGTGTCGATTTCGATTTGATGCTCGGCGCGTATATCGTCAATCCTTCGTTGACCTATACCGATTTGGCCAGCATCGTACAGGAATACGGCTATACGGAAGTTTCTACAAACGAGCAAATTTACGGCAAAGGCGCCAAAAAAGCGGTTCCTTCAAAAGACATATTGCATGAACATTTAGCTAGAAAAGCTCGGGCAATTTGGGCAGTACGGCCGGAAGTAGTACGCAAATTACAAGAAAACGACCAATTCGATTTATACGATAAATTGGAATTGCCTCTTGCCACCATTCTAGGGGCGATGGAATCGTTCGGTGTAAAAGTTGATAAAGGCCAGCTGACTGCCATGGGCAAAGAACTGGCCGAAAAGCTGGCTGAAATCGAAAAGAACATTTATTGGATAGCCGGTGAAAAATTCAACATCAATTCGCCAAAACAATTAGGTGTGGTCCTGTTTGAGAAACTCGGTTTGCCGGCATTGAAAAAAACCAAAACCGGCTATTCAACTGCCGCGGATGTTTTAGAGAAACTAGAAGGCCAGCACGAAATCATTTCTCAAATTTTGTTATACCGCCAACTTGGCAAGCTATTATCGACTTATATAGAAGGTTTACTGAAAGAAATTCATGAAGACGGCAAAATTCATACAAGATTCCAACAGGCACTCACAACAACAGGAAGATTAAGCTCCATCAATCCAAACCTGCAGAATATTCCGGTGCGGCTTGAAGAAGGACGGAAAATCCGCAAAGCCTTTGTTCCTTCCGAGCCGGACTGGGTGATGGTGGCAGCCGATTATTCACAGATCGAGTTGCGGGTACTTGCCCATATGTCTGGAGATGAGCGGTTGATCGAAGCATTCCGAACTGACCGGGATATCCATACCGCTACAGCGGCAGACGTTTTCCACATTCCAATTGAAGAAGTGACCAGCGATATGCGCCGCGCAGCGAAAGCTGTCAACTTCGGCATTGTTTACGGCATTAGCGATTACGGCTTGTCTCAAAGTTTGTCGATTACGCGTAAAGCGGCACAAGAGTTTATTGACCGTTATTTGGCCAGTTTCCCTGGGGTGAAGCGCTATATGACCGATATTGTGCAAAAAGCCCGGAAAGACGGCTTTGTGACGACGTTGATGAACCGTCGGAGATATTTGCCGGACATCAACAGCTCCAACTTCAATTTGCGCAGTTTTGCAGAACGTACAGCGATGAATACACCGATCCAAGGAAGTGCAGCAGATGTCATCAAGAAGGCGATGATCAATATGGCCGAAGCATTGGAGCGGGAAGGAATGCAAACGCGTATGCTGTTGCAAGTGCATGATGAATTGATTTTTGAAGCGCCGCCAAACGAACTTGAAAAACTTAAAACATTGGTTCCAGAAGCGATGGAATCGGCGATGGAGTTGGATGTACCATTGAAAGTCGATTTTGCATTCGGGGACTCTTGGTACGATACGAAGTAA
- a CDS encoding carboxylate--amine ligase: MKNLPFLPIIVGTDMNAYNMAISFHEAYGIKPILVGKEPLSFTALSTITETIELRSGLADSEQFADILIDISKKYKTTGKTLLLIGTNDLYVRLIIENAETLKAHFAFNYIDEDLMNQLQVKANFYKLCSEHGIDTPTTFFYDCSTAAPFNEEMMYPVIVKPSNGIAYNQNKFPGQQKVYKVENAEELQEVIGTITTSGYNDELIIQDYIPGDDTYMWDSVIYASSKGKTQLVTYAQVVLQEHTVTAIGNYTALITRYDENMMKKLQHFLEAVGYTGFANFDLKYDERDGKFKVFEVNIRQGRSSYYVTALGHNMASLFVDDLIYNVEKPVTYLNEEFLFTVVPKIVLRKFVDNKAVQQDINRLIKKGKYGNPLFYKKDKHLKRKFYLLARQVNYYKKYKNNQW, encoded by the coding sequence ATGAAGAATTTACCCTTTTTGCCTATCATTGTAGGTACCGATATGAATGCTTACAATATGGCAATATCATTTCATGAAGCATATGGCATTAAACCGATTTTAGTTGGGAAAGAACCGTTGTCTTTTACTGCGTTGAGTACGATTACTGAGACGATTGAACTTCGTTCAGGATTGGCCGATTCAGAGCAGTTTGCGGATATCCTGATCGATATTTCAAAAAAATACAAAACGACTGGAAAAACACTCTTATTGATTGGAACGAATGATTTATATGTCCGCCTGATTATCGAGAACGCTGAAACTTTGAAGGCTCATTTTGCTTTCAACTACATCGATGAAGACTTGATGAATCAGCTGCAAGTCAAAGCAAACTTTTATAAGCTCTGCAGTGAGCATGGAATCGACACACCGACAACGTTTTTCTATGATTGCAGCACAGCAGCTCCTTTTAATGAGGAAATGATGTATCCAGTCATCGTTAAACCGAGCAATGGAATTGCATACAATCAAAATAAATTCCCGGGCCAGCAAAAAGTGTATAAAGTGGAAAACGCCGAAGAACTTCAAGAAGTGATCGGAACCATTACAACCAGCGGTTATAACGACGAACTAATCATCCAGGATTATATCCCTGGAGATGATACGTACATGTGGGATTCGGTCATTTATGCTAGTTCAAAAGGCAAGACGCAATTGGTCACTTATGCGCAAGTAGTGCTCCAAGAACATACAGTGACGGCTATCGGCAATTATACAGCGCTGATTACACGCTATGATGAAAATATGATGAAGAAGCTGCAGCATTTCCTTGAAGCGGTCGGCTATACAGGATTCGCCAATTTCGATTTAAAATACGATGAACGCGATGGCAAATTCAAGGTGTTTGAAGTGAATATCCGCCAAGGCCGCTCAAGCTATTATGTAACGGCACTGGGCCACAACATGGCTTCATTGTTCGTGGACGATTTGATTTACAACGTCGAAAAACCGGTTACCTATTTGAACGAGGAATTTTTATTTACGGTAGTGCCGAAAATTGTACTCCGTAAGTTTGTGGACAATAAAGCTGTCCAACAAGATATCAACCGCCTGATCAAAAAAGGCAAATATGGCAATCCGTTGTTTTACAAAAAAGACAAGCATTTAAAGCGTAAATTCTATTTGCTTGCCCGCCAAGTCAATTATTATAAAAAATATAAAAACAATCAGTGGTAA
- the icd gene encoding NADP-dependent isocitrate dehydrogenase, protein MANGEKITVENGILNVPNNAVIPFIIGDGTGPDIWHAASRVLEEAVTKAYNGEKSIVWKEVLAGQKAFDETGEWLPEETLEVIREYLIAIKGPLTTPIGGGIRSLNVALRQELDLYTCLRPVRYFDGVPSPVKRPEDTDMVIFRENTEDIYAGIEYASGSEEVAKLLSFLQNEMGVNKIRFPETSGIGIKPISEEGTKRLVRAAINYAIVEGRESVTLVHKGNIMKFTEGAFKNWGYEVAEQEFADKVFTWNQYDAIKDEQGTDAANKAQEEALASGKILIKDSIADIFLQQILTRPSEFDVVATMNLNGDYISDALAAQVGGIGIAPGANINYLTGHAIFEATHGTAPKYAGLDKVNPSSVILSGVLMLEHLGWTEAAKMIVASMEKTISSKVVTYDFARLMDGATEVKCSEFADELIKNF, encoded by the coding sequence ATGGCTAACGGCGAAAAAATTACAGTTGAAAACGGCATATTAAACGTACCAAATAACGCAGTCATTCCTTTCATCATCGGTGACGGAACAGGACCTGACATTTGGCATGCAGCTTCTCGCGTTTTAGAAGAAGCAGTAACAAAAGCTTACAATGGCGAAAAATCAATCGTTTGGAAAGAAGTTCTTGCAGGCCAAAAAGCTTTCGACGAAACTGGCGAATGGCTTCCTGAAGAAACTCTTGAAGTAATCCGTGAGTACTTGATCGCTATCAAAGGTCCTCTTACAACGCCAATCGGCGGCGGGATTCGTTCATTGAACGTTGCGCTACGCCAAGAACTTGACCTATACACTTGCTTACGTCCAGTGCGTTATTTCGACGGTGTACCTTCACCAGTTAAACGTCCGGAAGATACAGACATGGTTATTTTCCGTGAAAACACAGAAGATATTTATGCAGGTATTGAGTACGCTAGCGGTTCTGAAGAAGTTGCGAAATTGCTTTCTTTCCTTCAAAACGAAATGGGCGTAAACAAAATTCGTTTCCCTGAAACTTCAGGAATCGGCATTAAGCCAATCTCTGAAGAAGGCACAAAACGCTTAGTGCGCGCTGCTATCAACTATGCAATAGTTGAAGGCCGTGAGTCAGTAACGCTTGTCCACAAAGGGAACATCATGAAGTTCACTGAAGGAGCTTTCAAAAACTGGGGTTATGAAGTTGCGGAACAAGAGTTTGCTGATAAAGTATTCACTTGGAACCAATACGATGCGATTAAAGATGAGCAAGGAACAGATGCGGCTAACAAAGCGCAAGAAGAAGCATTGGCTTCTGGCAAAATCCTTATCAAAGATTCGATCGCTGATATCTTCTTACAACAAATCCTTACACGCCCAAGCGAGTTTGATGTAGTTGCTACAATGAACTTGAACGGCGATTATATTTCTGATGCGTTGGCTGCTCAAGTAGGCGGAATTGGTATCGCACCTGGTGCAAACATCAACTACCTTACTGGACATGCTATTTTCGAAGCAACTCACGGAACTGCACCAAAATATGCAGGCCTTGACAAAGTAAACCCATCTTCTGTGATCCTTTCAGGTGTATTGATGCTTGAACACCTTGGTTGGACAGAAGCTGCGAAAATGATCGTCGCTTCAATGGAGAAAACAATCTCTTCTAAAGTTGTAACTTACGACTTCGCTCGTCTAATGGACGGCGCTACAGAAGTGAAATGCTCTGAGTTTGCTGACGAATTAATTAAAAACTTTTAA
- the speD gene encoding adenosylmethionine decarboxylase: METMGRHVIAELWQCDFDKLNDMDYIEQTFVDAALKSGAEVREVAFHKFAPQGVSGVVIISESHLTIHSFPEHGYASVDVYTCGDLDPTIAADYIAKALGSKSSEVTELPRGMGPVSVGKSKVSVTA; this comes from the coding sequence ATGGAAACAATGGGACGTCACGTAATTGCAGAACTTTGGCAGTGTGATTTTGACAAATTAAACGATATGGATTATATCGAACAAACTTTTGTTGATGCAGCACTAAAATCCGGAGCGGAAGTCCGCGAGGTTGCTTTTCACAAATTTGCACCACAAGGCGTAAGCGGAGTGGTAATCATTTCTGAATCGCACTTAACAATTCACAGTTTTCCGGAGCACGGCTATGCAAGTGTTGATGTTTATACTTGCGGCGATCTTGATCCGACTATTGCAGCCGACTATATCGCTAAAGCACTTGGCTCGAAAAGCAGCGAAGTTACAGAACTTCCGCGTGGAATGGGTCCAGTAAGTGTTGGAAAATCCAAAGTTTCAGTAACAGCATAA
- a CDS encoding MaoC/PaaZ C-terminal domain-containing protein: MLLGKKRKLGRRIEDINTGEKLQLTEKIEDKDLLLYLGLTNDSNPLYIQHDFASQTVFEKPVVPTIMLAGIISSAISKYLPGPGTYIKEQRLKFVKPVYHYATIEFLLEVTEVDVKNNEVTVRIEATDEKGELAVSGTIIANPPQVLNQLTTQAMDNF; encoded by the coding sequence TTGTTGCTTGGAAAAAAACGCAAATTGGGCCGCAGAATTGAAGATATAAATACCGGTGAAAAGTTGCAGTTGACCGAAAAAATAGAAGATAAAGACCTGTTGCTTTATTTGGGGTTAACTAATGACAGCAACCCGCTATATATCCAACATGATTTTGCATCACAAACGGTTTTTGAAAAACCGGTAGTGCCGACCATTATGTTGGCAGGCATTATTTCTTCTGCCATTTCCAAATATTTGCCGGGGCCAGGCACCTATATAAAAGAGCAACGTTTGAAATTCGTCAAACCCGTGTATCATTATGCCACAATCGAATTTTTGTTAGAAGTGACTGAAGTGGATGTAAAAAACAACGAAGTAACGGTCCGCATTGAAGCGACAGATGAAAAAGGGGAGCTAGCGGTTTCAGGAACAATTATTGCCAATCCGCCACAAGTGCTAAATCAGCTGACAACGCAGGCAATGGATAATTTTTAA
- the mutM gene encoding bifunctional DNA-formamidopyrimidine glycosylase/DNA-(apurinic or apyrimidinic site) lyase, producing MPELPEVEGVVRQIRPAAIGKKIQDVYVSETIRVSKRNGKEAIIKRLEADGFIESLIGAQIISVERRSKYIYFTLKTATDEFLLVNHLGMSGAWFYVDQLLAITEEKFRRHVHVVLTLSDGNLLAYSDIRRFGEMRVLKDEADYPPLLLMAPEPFEENALEHFLSLAESPKYRGKPIKEVIMDGQVVSGCGNIYATEALYKMKVHPNRAAGRISRLRKIELFETIVAILLESIEAGGSTISDYRNVNGASGSMQNRFGMYGKKQCVGCGSTTKTLKIGGRTSVYCPTCQK from the coding sequence ATGCCAGAACTTCCAGAAGTGGAAGGCGTGGTCCGGCAAATACGTCCGGCAGCCATCGGCAAGAAAATCCAGGATGTCTACGTTTCAGAAACCATTCGCGTATCGAAACGGAATGGCAAAGAAGCCATCATCAAACGACTGGAAGCCGATGGGTTTATTGAAAGCCTGATTGGGGCTCAAATCATAAGCGTAGAACGCCGAAGCAAGTATATTTATTTTACATTGAAAACGGCGACAGATGAATTTCTGCTCGTTAATCATTTGGGGATGTCGGGGGCTTGGTTTTATGTAGACCAGCTCCTGGCAATAACTGAAGAGAAATTCCGTCGCCACGTTCACGTGGTGTTGACACTTAGTGACGGTAATTTGTTGGCTTACTCGGATATCCGGCGTTTCGGGGAAATGCGCGTCTTAAAGGACGAAGCGGATTATCCCCCGCTTCTGCTGATGGCGCCTGAGCCATTTGAAGAAAATGCACTTGAACACTTTCTATCATTGGCAGAAAGCCCGAAATACCGGGGAAAACCGATTAAAGAAGTGATCATGGATGGACAAGTGGTTTCTGGTTGCGGCAATATTTATGCGACTGAGGCGCTTTATAAGATGAAAGTGCATCCGAATCGAGCGGCTGGCAGAATCAGCAGGCTGCGGAAAATCGAATTATTTGAAACGATTGTGGCAATTTTGCTGGAAAGCATCGAAGCTGGAGGCAGTACCATTTCCGATTACCGAAACGTTAACGGAGCATCGGGAAGCATGCAGAACCGTTTTGGAATGTATGGAAAAAAACAGTGCGTTGGATGCGGCAGCACGACGAAGACGTTGAAAATTGGCGGCAGAACGTCAGTTTACTGCCCTACGTGCCAAAAGTGA
- a CDS encoding glyceraldehyde-3-phosphate dehydrogenase translates to MTISIAINGFGRIGRMVFRQAILMDDITIKAVNATYPPETLAHLIKYDTNHGIFDGDVSFDDDALIVNGKRVQIVSERDPLELPWRELGIDIVIEATGKFNSRDLAALHLEAGAKKVILSAPGKNADITIVVGVNDDKLDIEKHHVISNASCTTNCLAPVAKVLSDSFGIVNGLMTTVHSYTNDQKNLDNPHKDLRRARAAGQSIIPTSTGAAKALSLVLPELEGKLHGMALRVPTPNVSLVDLVVDLQRDVTPEEVNEAFIKASEEGMEGILALTMEPLVSVDFNTNPKSAIIDGLSTMVIDNRKVKVLAWYDNEWGYSARVIDLTKKVANALVSLV, encoded by the coding sequence ATGACTATTTCGATTGCGATTAATGGATTTGGGCGTATTGGCAGAATGGTTTTTAGACAAGCTATTCTTATGGACGATATTACAATTAAAGCGGTTAACGCAACCTACCCGCCAGAAACTTTGGCTCATTTGATTAAGTATGACACAAATCATGGCATATTCGATGGCGACGTTTCTTTCGACGACGATGCATTGATCGTCAATGGGAAAAGAGTTCAGATTGTCAGTGAGCGCGATCCTCTGGAATTGCCTTGGAGAGAATTGGGCATTGATATCGTTATCGAAGCAACTGGGAAATTCAATTCAAGAGATTTGGCAGCGCTTCATTTAGAAGCTGGAGCAAAAAAAGTTATTTTATCTGCACCCGGCAAAAACGCGGATATCACAATTGTTGTCGGAGTCAATGATGATAAATTGGATATCGAAAAGCACCATGTCATTTCAAATGCCAGCTGTACGACAAACTGCTTGGCGCCAGTTGCTAAAGTGTTGAGCGATTCTTTCGGAATTGTCAATGGTTTAATGACTACCGTACATTCTTATACAAATGACCAAAAAAACCTGGATAACCCGCACAAAGACTTGCGCCGGGCAAGAGCGGCCGGCCAATCCATCATTCCTACTTCGACAGGTGCTGCGAAAGCGTTATCATTGGTTCTTCCAGAACTTGAAGGCAAACTTCACGGCATGGCGCTTCGAGTGCCGACACCAAATGTCTCGTTAGTTGACCTTGTCGTGGATCTCCAGAGAGACGTGACGCCGGAAGAAGTCAATGAAGCGTTCATCAAAGCTTCAGAAGAAGGCATGGAAGGCATTCTTGCATTAACGATGGAACCGCTTGTATCGGTCGATTTTAATACCAATCCAAAATCTGCGATCATTGATGGCTTATCGACAATGGTCATTGACAACCGAAAAGTAAAAGTTCTTGCATGGTATGATAACGAGTGGGGCTACTCAGCCCGCGTCATCGATTTAACTAAAAAAGTGGCTAACGCGCTCGTATCTCTCGTATAA
- the coaE gene encoding dephospho-CoA kinase (Dephospho-CoA kinase (CoaE) performs the final step in coenzyme A biosynthesis.), producing MIIGLTGSIASGKSTVSKMLADLGYPIVDADLVARVVVEPGTETLKEIEAIFGNEVILPDGTLNRAKLGEVIFNDPASRQKLNNVIHPAIRKEMLRQRDAFLAQGHKTVILDIPLLFESKLLNFADKILVVSVTEENQLVRLMERNGLSEQEALARIGSQLPMAVKEAGADAVIFNNGTLKETKQQLLHILSAWELDKRKD from the coding sequence ATGATTATTGGGTTAACAGGCAGTATAGCGAGTGGGAAAAGCACCGTATCAAAAATGTTGGCCGATTTAGGCTATCCAATTGTTGACGCGGATTTAGTGGCGCGCGTTGTCGTAGAACCGGGAACAGAGACGCTCAAAGAAATTGAAGCCATTTTCGGCAATGAAGTGATTTTGCCCGACGGCACGCTGAACCGCGCGAAACTTGGCGAAGTCATTTTTAACGATCCAGCAAGCCGCCAGAAATTAAATAACGTAATTCATCCCGCTATCCGCAAAGAAATGTTGCGGCAACGGGATGCTTTTTTAGCCCAAGGGCACAAAACGGTCATCTTGGATATTCCATTGCTGTTCGAAAGCAAACTGTTGAATTTTGCCGATAAAATATTGGTGGTCAGCGTTACGGAAGAAAATCAATTGGTCCGGTTAATGGAACGCAACGGTTTATCGGAACAAGAGGCACTGGCCCGCATTGGATCTCAATTGCCGATGGCTGTTAAAGAAGCGGGAGCAGACGCGGTCATCTTTAATAATGGGACACTAAAGGAAACGAAACAGCAATTGTTGCACATATTAAGTGCTTGGGAACTAGATAAGAGAAAAGATTAA
- a CDS encoding response regulator transcription factor gives MKKILIIEDEHSIATLLSYNLVQAGYETVVANDGKQGFELALSENPALIVLDLMLPTMDGVEVCKSLRQQKISTPIIMLTAKDDEFDKVLGLELGADDYMTKPFSPREVVARIKAVLRRSESKPADPQDSSTPLTFGALTVYPDRFEVFMSEEQIEFTPKEFELLVYLMENKNRVLTRDQLLSAVWKYDFAGDTRIVDVHISHLRDKIEENSRKPTFIKTIRGLGYKFEEPKAI, from the coding sequence ATGAAAAAAATATTAATTATTGAAGACGAACACTCTATTGCGACTTTGCTTTCTTATAATTTGGTGCAAGCCGGATACGAAACGGTTGTTGCGAATGACGGAAAGCAGGGCTTTGAACTTGCATTGAGTGAAAATCCGGCTTTAATTGTACTTGACCTTATGCTTCCTACAATGGACGGCGTAGAGGTATGCAAATCACTGCGCCAGCAAAAAATAAGCACACCGATCATTATGCTGACGGCGAAAGATGACGAATTTGATAAAGTATTGGGTCTGGAGCTTGGGGCTGATGACTATATGACAAAACCATTCAGTCCACGCGAAGTTGTAGCCCGCATAAAAGCTGTCCTTAGAAGATCGGAAAGCAAACCGGCCGATCCGCAGGATTCATCGACGCCTTTAACATTTGGAGCACTAACAGTTTATCCCGACCGCTTTGAAGTCTTCATGAGCGAAGAACAAATTGAATTTACACCGAAAGAATTTGAGCTTCTCGTCTATTTGATGGAAAATAAAAACCGGGTTTTGACGCGCGATCAATTGCTGAGTGCTGTATGGAAATACGATTTCGCAGGGGATACCCGAATTGTCGACGTCCACATCAGCCATTTGCGCGACAAAATCGAAGAAAATAGCCGCAAGCCGACATTCATTAAAACTATTCGCGGCTTGGGGTATAAATTCGAGGAGCCAAAAGCGATATGA
- the pnpS gene encoding two-component system histidine kinase PnpS, whose translation MKSFRHRLLMMIIGWIGLLLAGLFLIISQLFPIYTQLENPMTIWWLLLLLFVIAMIISTVISYHIIKIQAQPIENVTETALELVKGNYRARAVESGTVGAVQLSATINVLARNLQEITAVRQMEQERLKTLIENMGSSLMMINRQGRVSLVNKPFLKELEMSTEDVQGKLYKELNIPEVLADFIEKVFMTETADRDQIDFAIGLHQKHLDVYGAPVMGEHERWLGVVIVAHDISELKRLEQIRKDFVANVSHELRTPVTSIKGFSETLLDGAYEDTPTLLSFLEIISKESNRLELLIKDLLELSKIEHAGFQVNAQPADMKAVIERAADMIYPGMEEKSIFLKLQLEPVMVLGDPDRLIQVVMNLLANALTYSASETTVEVRLYKEKDEAVIRVKDEGIGIEASEINRLFERFYRVDRARSRNSGGTGLGLSIVKHLVEAHHGKLKVDSEVGVGTTFTIYLPLAS comes from the coding sequence ATGAAGTCATTTCGCCATCGTTTGCTGATGATGATAATAGGTTGGATCGGACTGCTATTAGCCGGACTTTTCCTTATTATTTCACAATTGTTTCCAATTTACACCCAGCTGGAAAACCCAATGACGATTTGGTGGCTACTATTGTTGTTATTTGTTATAGCTATGATTATTTCAACCGTTATCAGCTATCACATCATTAAAATTCAAGCACAGCCGATTGAAAATGTTACAGAAACGGCTTTGGAACTGGTGAAAGGCAATTACCGGGCGCGAGCAGTTGAATCCGGTACGGTAGGAGCAGTTCAATTGAGTGCTACTATCAACGTGCTGGCTAGGAACTTGCAGGAAATTACCGCCGTCAGACAAATGGAGCAAGAACGTTTAAAAACGCTCATAGAAAACATGGGCAGTTCACTTATGATGATCAACCGCCAAGGAAGGGTTTCGCTTGTCAATAAACCTTTTTTAAAAGAACTGGAAATGTCTACTGAAGATGTTCAAGGGAAATTGTATAAGGAATTAAATATACCGGAAGTTCTCGCCGATTTTATCGAGAAAGTCTTTATGACTGAAACAGCCGACCGGGATCAGATTGATTTTGCTATTGGCCTTCACCAAAAACATTTGGATGTTTACGGTGCTCCTGTAATGGGAGAACACGAACGCTGGCTGGGCGTAGTTATCGTTGCCCATGATATTTCGGAGCTAAAGCGGCTTGAGCAAATCCGCAAAGATTTTGTGGCAAACGTATCACACGAGCTAAGAACGCCGGTCACTTCTATTAAAGGATTTTCCGAAACTTTACTGGACGGTGCTTATGAAGATACACCGACATTGTTGTCCTTTTTAGAAATCATCAGCAAGGAAAGCAATCGGCTTGAGTTATTGATCAAAGACTTACTTGAATTGTCGAAAATTGAACATGCTGGTTTTCAAGTAAATGCACAGCCGGCTGATATGAAAGCAGTGATTGAACGGGCTGCCGACATGATTTATCCAGGAATGGAAGAAAAGTCGATTTTCTTGAAGCTTCAGCTAGAACCGGTTATGGTTCTTGGAGACCCGGACCGCCTTATCCAGGTCGTAATGAATTTACTGGCCAATGCCCTTACATATTCTGCATCCGAAACAACAGTCGAAGTGCGGCTTTATAAAGAAAAGGATGAAGCTGTCATCCGAGTGAAAGATGAAGGAATCGGTATCGAAGCTTCGGAGATTAACCGATTATTTGAACGCTTTTACCGGGTCGACAGGGCCAGAAGCCGCAATTCTGGCGGAACCGGCCTTGGTTTATCCATCGTAAAACATTTAGTGGAAGCGCATCATGGAAAACTAAAAGTGGATAGCGAAGTTGGCGTAGGCACCACTTTTACGATCTATTTGCCTTTAGCGAGTTAA